A window of Danaus plexippus chromosome 12, MEX_DaPlex, whole genome shotgun sequence contains these coding sequences:
- the LOC116772539 gene encoding protein disulfide-isomerase, which produces MRAVLLTVAIALLGSAYGDEIPTEDNVLVLSKPLFDSVISSNDYVLVEFYAPWCGHCKSLAPEYAKAATKLAEEDSPIKLAKVDATQEQDLAEYYKVKGYPTLIFFKKGSSIDYTGGRQADDIIAWLKKKTGPPAVEVASAEQAKELTVANLVVVFGFFPDQSSERALAFLNTAGVVDDQIFAIVSDEKVIEEMEAKAGDIVLYKKFEDPQVKYDAEELNEDLLKNWVFMQSMPTIVEFSHETASKIFGGQIKYHLLLFLSKKDGHFEKYIDELKPVAKNYRDKIMTVSIDTDEDDHQRILEFFGMKKDEVPSVRLIALEQDMAKYKPAADELNANTVEEFVQSFFAGTLKQHLLSESLPADWADKPVKVLVASNFDEVVFDNEKTVLVEFYAPWCGHCKQLVPIYDKLGEHFEKDSDIVIAKIDATANELEHTKITSFPTIKLYTKDNQVREYNGERTLSALTKFVETGGEGAEPVPVDEESDSDDHEQPRDEL; this is translated from the exons ATGCGTGCCGTTTTATTAACAGTAGCGATAGCCCTTCTGGGTTCCGCTTATGGAGACGAAATACCCACTGAAGACAATGTACTTGTTCTAAGCAAACCTCTTTTTGATTCTGTTATTTCAAGCAACGACTACGTTTTAGTGGAATTCT ATGCGCCATGGTGCGGCCACTGCAAGTCTCTCGCGCCGGAATACGCAAAAGCCGCCACAAAACTTGCCGAAGAAGATTCTCCTATAAAGTTGGCTAAAGTAGATGCTACTCAAGAACAAGATTTGGCTGAGTACTACAAAGTTAAGGGATACCCAACCCTTATTTTCTTCAAGAAAGGCAGCAGTATTGACTACACAg GCGGACGACAGGCTGATGACATCATTGCATGGCTAAAGAAGAAGACTGGTCCTCCGGCAGTCGAAGTTGCCTCGGCAGAACAAGCTAAAGAACTCACTGTTGCCAACCTCGTTGTTGTATTTGGTTTCTTCCCAGACCAATCATCTGAACGGGCATTAGCTTTCCTTAACACTGCTGGAGTTGTTGATGACCAGATCTTTGCTATTGTATCTGATGAGAAAGTTATCGAAGAGATGGAAGCTAAAGCTGGCgacattgttttatacaaGAAA TTCGAAGATCCCCAAGTCAAGTATGATGCTGAAGAGTTGAATGAAGACCTCCTCAAGAATTGGGTGTTCATGCAGAGCATGCCCACAATTGTCGAATTCTCTCATGAAACAGCGTCCAAGATCTTCGGTGGTCAGATCAAATACCACCTCCTTTTATTCCTGTCCaag AAAGACGGTCACTTCGAGAAATACATCGATGAGTTGAAACCTGTTGCCAAGAACTACCGAGACAAGATCATGACCGTCTCCATCGACACTGACGAAGATGACCATCAGAG AATCCTGGAGTTCTTTGGTATGAAGAAGGATGAGGTCCCATCCGTACGTCTCATAGCCCTGGAACAAGACATGGCCAAGTACAAGCCAGCGGCCGATGAACTTAATGCCAACACTGTTGAG GAATTCGTTCAGTCTTTCTTCGCCGGCACTCTGAAGCAGCATTTGTTGAGCGAGTCTCTCCCCGCGGACTGGGCCGACAAACCCGTGAAAGTGCTAGTCGCTTCCAACTTCGATGAAGTCGTCTTTGATAACGAAAAGACTGTGCTCGTGGAGTTCTACGCGCCgtg GTGCGGCCACTGCAAGCAACTGGTGCCTATCTACGACAAACTCGGTGAGCACTTCGAGAAGGACAGCGACATCGTCATCGCCAAAATTGACGCCACCGCCAACGAGCTGGAACACACCAAGATCACCTCCTTCCCGACCATCAAGCTCTACACCAAGGACAATCAG GTTCGTGAGTACAACGGTGAGCGTACTCTGAGCGCGCTCACAAAGTTCGTGGAAACCGGCGGGGAGGGCGCCGAGCCCGTGCCGGTGGACGAGGAGTCCGACAGCGACGACCACGAACAACCCCGAGACGAGCTATAA
- the LOC116772541 gene encoding target of Myb1 membrane trafficking protein, with product MSFFGVGNPFATPVGQKIEQATDGSLPSENWALNMEICDIINSSTDGPKDAIKAIRKRLTQSAGKNYTVVMYTLTVLETCVKNCSKTFHVLVCNKEFISELVKLIGPKNDPPTVVQEKVLSLIQCWADAFQNQPELQGVGQVYNELRNKGVEFPMTDLDAMAPIFTPQRSVIDGGEPVVGSPQRTIPQNSPSRPSQEQVVGTILSDSQSSKLRADLSVVEGNMTVMNDMLTELTSLPYTQHHEQDIELLNELADTLKAMQTRVAELVGRLGESPLTADLLLTNDRLHNLLLRHSRFINNRIAATGGATPSAILGAAMGVPGATSPEKKDDDALIDLSDDVPDVAKLSVKDDTIDKSPSSSKDEFDMFAQSRNVTYETTKTGGSSYADNAEAPVGGLGTAMRAHNTLPTGMDQREFDEISAWLAQEKAATEANGQESVTSSDFDKFLAERAAAADSLPNAGQGQGQGQGQGQATPRHRHIKKDEDSMFAL from the exons ATGTCGTTTTTTGGAGTAGGGAACCCATTTGCTACGCCGGTTGGTCAGAAGATag AACAAGCTACCGATGGATCTCTACCATCAGAGAATTGGGCCCTTAATATGGAGATAtgcgatataataaatagtagcaCTGACGGACCCAAGGATGCAATTAAGGCCATAAGAAAGAGGTTGACTCAAAGTGCAGGCAAAAACTACACCGTTGTCATGTATACACTAACTGTATTGGAAACCTGTGTTAAAAATTGCAGCAAAACATTTCATGTTCTAGTATGCAATAAGGAGTTTATATCAGAACtg gTCAAACTCATTGGACCCAAAAATGATCCACCGACTGTGGTACAGGAGAAGGTTCTCAGCCTCATTCAATGTTGGGCGGATGCTTTCCAAAACCAACCTGAATTACAG GGCGTTGGTCAAGTGTATAATGAATTGCGCAACAAAGGTGTCGAGTTTCCAATGACAGACCTAGATGCGATGGCGCCAATTTTCACACCGCAGAGG AGTGTGATTGACGGCGGGGAGCCGGTAGTTGGTTCTCCACAACGTACTATTCCGCAGAACTCTCCAAGTCGACCATCTCAGGAGCAAGTCGTAGGGACA ATTCTGTCAGACAGTCAGAGCAGTAAGCTGCGGGCGGACCTGTCAGTGGTTGAGGGGAACATGACAGTCATGAACGACATGCTGACCGAACTCACAAGCCTTCCATACACACAGCATCACGAACAAGACATCGAACTACTGAAT gAGCTAGCAGACACTCTGAAGGCGATGCAGACTCGTGTCGCTGAGCTGGTGGGTCGTTTAGGGGAATCCCCGCTGACGGCCGACCTTCTGCTGACCAATGACCGCCTCCACAACCTGTTACTGAGACACTCCAGGTTCATCAATAACAG aattgcCGCGACTGGTGGGGCGACGCCATCCGCCATTTTGGGCGCCGCCATGGGTGTGCCGGGCGCCACTTCAC CTGAGAAAAAAGATGACGACGCTTTAATTGATCTCAGTGATGACGTACCCGATGTTGCTAAActat CTGTTAAAGACGATACAATCGATAAATCACCAAGCAGTTCCAAGGATGAGTTCGATATGTTTGCTCAGTCTAGGAACGTTACCTATGAGACCACTAAGACGGG CGGCAGTAGCTATGCTGATAATGCTGAAGCTCCCGTCGGAGGTCTGGGAACCGCTATGAGGGCTCATAACACACTG CCGACAGGAATGGATCAAAGGGAATTTGATGAAATATCGGCTTGGTTGGCCCAAGAGAAG GCAGCAACAGAAGCCAACGGACAGGAGAGTGTGACGAGCAGCGATTTTGACAAGTTCCTCGCCGAGAGGGCCGCGGCCGCAGACAGCCTGCCGAATGCTGGCCAGGGGCAAGGTCAAGGTCAGGGTCAGGGTCAAGCGACGCCCCGCCACCGCCACATCAAGAAGGACGAGGACTCTATGTTCGCGCTATGA
- the LOC116772538 gene encoding dynein regulatory complex subunit 3-like gives MGEKSSLNSLIILPDIEPGVIDNAMLTRCILEYGPTEEAGRLFAEEGVHLDEAPVVRLEFQNILRIDHLWMLKSLRKLTLAHNLIEKIEHLDLLTGLNELDLSFNKIEKIENLDSLVNLEVLTLFHNRIRKLENMETLQELLVFSIGDNLIEDYKEMAYVRRFRKLRSVSFKGNPCCDDPMTYQFLKSALTRVTYLDYKLVTEEEREAGVAVFRGLLRKLDEADEKAEKERIAKEEYDARVKFYALSFVEYLSGPELLESMFEKDPDGSLLLKVGGELIGFFDQYKEQYVETMAGLVEFAQEAYNARQHEIKLFKDLVDNALEESVQKSKEVVFEFEEKKKPLVEQMNQIIGKYTAKQATLEQLEPNIIDAGEAFNDLIYDLWKKLMTLEMQLYEQCEESRVQFAVNMTEMITKLLEISRNAFGAWREHEGMWSMRQFETLSKLLGNKVMLGDAPPELFEIMMDRDQMMNLVAQSSDNHMRFIDAREDLLMTRANAWRDELVQGTNDNEIKRNRDRILEIYYFIDNQREEWTDMQMSMTVTAVDPETAALLGDDF, from the exons ATGGGAGAGAAATCatcattaaatagtttaattatacTACCAGATATAGAACCTGGTGTGATAGATAATGCCATGCTAACTCGTTGCATTTTGGAATATG GACCCACTGAAGAAGCAGGAAGATTGTTCGCAGAAGAGGGTGTTCATTTAGATGAAGCACCCGTAGTACGGCttgaatttcaaaatattttaagaattgatCATCTATGGATGCTTAAGTCATTGAGAAAGTTAACCCTAGCACATAATCTAATAGAAAAAATTGAACATTTGGATCTTTTAACTGGTCTCAATGAATTggatttatcatttaataaaattgagaaaatagaaaatttagatAGTCTCGTTAATTTAGAAGTTTTGACATTATTCCACAATAGAATAAGAAAACTGGAGAATATGGAAACTCTCCAAGAATTATTGGTGTTTAGTATTGGTGACAATCTCATAGAAGATTATAAGGAG atggCATACGTGAGGCGTTTTCGAAAACTAAGGTCTGTGAGTTTTAAGGGCAATCCGTGTTGTGATGACCCTATGACTTATCAGTTCTTAAAATCTGCTCTCACTAGAGTGacatatttagattataaattagtaACCGAAGAAGAAAGAGAAGCTGGAGTTGCTGTTTTCCG AGGCCTTCTAAGAAAATTAGATGAAGCAGACGAAAAAGCTGAAAAAGAAAGAATAGCTAAGGAGGAATACGATGCTAGAGTTAAATTTTATGCCCTCTCTTTTGTGGAATATTTAAGTGGGCCTGAGCTTTTAGAGTCAATGTTCGAAAAAGATCCAGATGGAAGTTTATTGTTGAAAGTTGGCGGAGAGCTTATAGGATTTTTTGATCA GTACAAGGAACAATACGTCGAAACCATGGCTGGCTTAGTCGAGTTTGCTCAAGAAGCTTACAATGCAAGACAACATGAAATTAAACTATTCAAAGATCTCGTCGACAATGCTCTAGAAGAGAGTGTACAGAAAAGCAAAGA AGTGGTTTTTgaatttgaagaaaaaaagaaacctTTAGTGGAACAAATGAATCAGATTATAGGAAAATATACGGCCAAACAGGCTACACTAGAGCAACTGGAACCCAACATTATAGATGCGGGTGAAGCGTTTAACGATCTCATTTATGACCTGTGGAAAAAGCTGATGACCCTAGAGATGCAACTCTATGAACAATGCGAG GAATCCCGGGTTCAATTCGCGGTGAACATGACGGAGATGATAACAAAACTGCTCGAAATTTCGAGAAACGCGTTCGGAGCGTGGCGAGAACACGAGGGCATGTGGTCCATGCGTCAGTTCGAGACGCTGTCCAAGCTGTTAGGAAATAAAGTTATGCTCGGAGACGCACCACCGGAGCTGTTTGAG ATCATGATGGATAGAGATCAAATGATGAATCTTGTTGCTCAATCGTCGGACAATCACATGAGGTTTATCGATGCAAGGGAGGATCTTCTCATGACTCGTGCCAATGCCTGGCGAGATGAACTCGTACAAGGCACTAACGA caaTGAAATAAAGAGAAATAGGGATAGAATtttggaaatttattatttcattgacAATCAGCGAGAGGAATGGACGGATATGCAAATGAGCATGACAGTAACTGCAGTAGATCCAGAAACAGCGGCCCTGTTGGGAgatgatttttaa
- the LOC116772542 gene encoding enoyl-CoA delta isomerase 1, mitochondrial-like, whose protein sequence is MSVLRRVLCQNRWLPQTRALSTQGPLVDLKVDNAGVAVMTLQRPPVNSLNLDLLKEMSKSLDEIAKNKSKAMILTSASPKVFSAGLDIMEMYKPDLKRVEEFWTTLQEVWFKLFGSNFITAAAINGHAPAGGCLLAMCCEYRVMTGGNFSIGLNETALGIVAPNWFMDTMTNTIPVREAEYALTTARMFNVEEALKVGLIDEVATDKDDAIAKCKGFIGKFDRIPALARSITKLKMRQAAIKRLQDGRREDLNEFLQFVQNPKIQKSLEMYIQSLKKKA, encoded by the exons ATGTCTGTTTTACGACGTGTACTGTGCCAAAACAGGTGGTTACCACAAACCAGAGCACTTTCCACTCAAGGGCCCTTAGTGGATTTAAAGGTGGATAATGCCGGTGTGGCTGTAATGACTTTACAAAGACCACCCGTTAACAGTCTTAACCTGGACTTACTCAAAGAAATGAGCAAATCATTAGACGAAATTGCAAAGAATAAAAGTAAAGCCATGATTTTAACATCA GCATCACCAAAAGTATTTTCAGCAGGTCTTGATATAATGGAGATGTATAAACCAGACCTAAAACGGGTAGAGGAGTTCTGGACAACTCTTCAAGAAGTTTGGTTTAAATTGTTCGGATCAAACTTTATAACCGCTGCTGCAATCAAT GGTCATGCTCCAGCGGGCGGTTGTCTTTTGGCTATGTGTTGTGAATATAGAGTTATGACTGGTGGCAATTTCTCGATTGGCCTGAATGAGACCGCTTTAGGGATTGTCGCCCCCAATTGGTTTATGGACACCATGACCAATACCATTCCTGTGAGAGAAGCTGAATATGCACTCACAACTGCTAGGATGTTCAATGTTGAAGAGGCTttaaag GTTGGACTCATAGATGAAGTCGCAACTGACAAAGATGACGCTATTGCTAAATGCAAAGGATTCATTGGGAAGTTCGATAGAATCCCGGCACTGGCTCGTTCCATCACGAAATTGAAAATGAGACAAGCTGCTATAAAGAGACTACAGGACGGTAGACGTGAGGATCTGAATGAATTTTTACAGTTCGTCCAAAATCCTAAAATCCAGAAGAGCCTCGAAATGTATATACAGTCATTAAAAAAGaaagcttaa
- the LOC133319096 gene encoding enoyl-CoA delta isomerase 1, mitochondrial-like, which produces MLLRRVYKQHRWVTSHVKLLSTQKPSIDLKVDSDGVAILNLQRPPVNSFNLDFLKEMSHTLDFVEKNKITAMILTSAFPKVFSAGLDIKEIYKPDAVRFKEFWSTLQEVWMKLFGASFITAAAINGQSPAGGCLMAMSCEYRVMTKGNFTIGMNETSLGLVAPSWFMELIKNTINQREAEYAFTTSRMFTPEEALKVRLIDEIATDKDDAIAKCKIFIKKFDEITPASRINTKMKLREPLIKKLQNTRQEDTEEIYELFVRPETQRTLQMYMQKIK; this is translated from the exons ATGTTACTTCGACGGGTATATAAGCAGCATAGATGGGTAACATCACATGTGAAGCTATTATCAACACAGAAACCCTCGATAGACCTGAAAGTCGACAGCGATGGAGTCGCTATACTTAACTTACAGAGACCTCCTGTTAACAGTTTCAACTTGGACTTTCTCAAAGAAATGAGCCATACATTAGACTTTGtcgagaaaaataaaatcacagcCATGATATTAACATCA GCGTTTCCAAAGGTATTTTCAGCTGGTTTGGATATAAAGGAGATTTACAAGCCTGATGCCGTCAGGTTTAAGGAGTTCTGGTCAACTCTTCAAGAAGTCTGGATGAAATTGTTCGGTGCGAGTTTCATAACAGCAGCTGCTATCAAT GGTCAATCTCCAGCGGGTGGTTGTCTCATGGCAATGAGTTGTGAATACAGAGTAATGACGAAAGGTAATTTTACTATTGGGATGAATGAAACCAGCCTGGGTTTAGTCGCTCCGAGCTGGTTCATGGAactcataaaaaatactatcaaTCAGAGGGAAGCTGAATACGCGTTTACCACGTCGAGGATGTTCACCCCTGAAGAGGCATTGAAG GTAAGACTTATAGATGAGATCGCCACCGACAAAGATGACGCCATTGCTAAATGTaagatattcataaaaaagttCGATGAGATAACACCAGCATCTAGAATAAACACCAAGATGAAGCTGAGGGAACCGCTCattaaaaaacttcaaaatacAAGACAGGAAGATACGGAGgaaatttatgaattgttCGTACGTCCTGAGACACAAAGAACTCTTCAAATGTACATGCAAAAGATAAAATGA